Proteins encoded in a region of the Dreissena polymorpha isolate Duluth1 chromosome 6, UMN_Dpol_1.0, whole genome shotgun sequence genome:
- the LOC127835332 gene encoding tumor necrosis factor ligand superfamily member 15-like, which yields MALKGTARLVNVGSYVSVRILLAVLVTVVILVWSMPDIKPVDGNTHICFHDDGLLRCGQTVTTLSQIFEKEIKNVYDKTTKQDAVETKAYFDTHVKIELKNDYLSSIPDMKPAAKLVGQISYPKLGPQRKQMEAVIAWYHGRELDYTTGFMRYGVRYQNGRLIVPLTGTYNIYSFLSLTENDDSPEVPFDTSRNATLVKHAMYKYNVKLGKDVELVSSIQTHRESTNRNFNAFSSQISTLVQLEAGDEISVKISDILLISYPGDNFFGLHMI from the exons ATGGCTTTGAAGGGAACTGCTAGGTTAGTCAATGTTGGCTCATATGTTAGCGTGAGAATTTTACTTGCAGTGCTTGTAACGGTTGTAATACTTGTTTGGTCTATGCCCGACATCAAACCTGTTGATGGGAACACACACatttgttttcacgatgatggtTTGTTGCGCTGCGGTCAAACAGTGACAACGTTAAGTCAGATTTTTGAAAAG GAAATTAAGAATGTTTACGACAAAACGACGAAGCAAGATGCAGTCGAAACAAAAGCTTATTTTGATA CTCACGTGAAGATAGAGCTAAAGAATGACTACTTATCATCTATTCCCGATATGAAGCCAGCCGCAAAACTCGTCGGCCAAATATCATACCCGAAACTAG GGCCTCAAAGAAAACAAATGGAAGCAGTGATTGCATGGTATCACGGCCGAGAACTAGACTACACTACCGGTTTTATGAGATACGGAGTCAGATATCAGAATGGGCGCCTGATTGTACCACTTACAGGAACGTATAATATTTATTCCTTCCTAAGCCTTACAGAAAACGATGATTCACCAGAGGTTCCGTTTGATACAAGCAGAAATGCAACCCTTGTGAAGCATGCAATGTACAAGTATAATGTTAAGCTGGGCAAGGACGTGGAACTGGTTTCTTCTATACAAACACACCGGGAGTCGACCAATCGAAATTTCAATGCTTTCAGTTCACAAATCTCCACGTTGGTACAATTAGAGGCTGGAGATGAAATTTCTGTGAAAATAAGCGACATTTTGCTAATATCCTATCCAGGTGATAACTTTTTCGGTCTGCACATGATCTGA